The sequence below is a genomic window from Neoarius graeffei isolate fNeoGra1 chromosome 4, fNeoGra1.pri, whole genome shotgun sequence.
CTGCACAGTATTGAGAATGCACATTTATATGTCTTAAATAATCTTCTCTCCTCTGACTCTACTGCCATCACCATTCTATTCCTTTTTTGACATCTGCTTTTGATACAGTAAATCATGACACACTCATTTCCCATCTCTCAGCTACTGGGGCTACAGGTTTAGCTCTTGCCAAGTTCAAATCTTATCTGACTAtcatcacattacattacaggcatttagcagatgctcttatccagtgtgatgtacaacacacagaacagcctggggagcagttgggggttaggtgccttgctcaagggcacttcagccattcctgctggtccagggaaccaaaccagcaaccttttggtcccaatgctgcttctctaactattagataTTATTTTTTTCACAACTGGCAAAGAAAAATCTGCCAGTGCTACTGTAGTTCAAGGTGTTCCCCAGGTATAAATTCATGGCCCCCTCCTTTTCATTATTTGTTTGTTACCTGTGGGTCACATTGTACAACACTGCAATTTCAATTCCCCTGGTGAAAGGGGTTATGTACTTCACTGAACCTCTTGCTACGAATTTGGTCCTAGTCCTAGTAGTGCCGCCCTCCTGGTCAGAGGTTGGGTCTCTTGTGATTCAATTGAGAATtgtaggagggggaaaaaaagcaacTGTAAAAGCAAAAGGCCATAAACAAGCTCTGCTGTGCAAGTGTAGCTGAGTGTTGATCTTTCCTCTATACTAAACAATTTACTGCTGTAATATTGCTGAGTGGACTCCTTAACTTGGTAGATGAAAAATCTCTGGTGTTTTGTAGTACATCTCTGTGGGTGAGGTTCCTATGGCAGTTACAAACCTTCATTATGGCAAGGCTGTAAGGGTGGATGACATATGTCTAAAGGTAGATTACACTGCACTGAACTTCTGCTACCTGATGTGATGCCCATGTCTGACCCTGGCACACTtctactgctctggatatgtcctgggtatgactttaaactgcaaccggcggtgagtctcaggtccaggaggacttgagtattggggaaagtggagttaccccttaatcaccattgttcccaggtccgctctgacccaaagtggtagcacctgcttgggttccagctatgggttaaatagtacatcaccaataaggcgctggcagcagggctttTTTCAatacaatgtggcagatgaacccaacagggtcaatggcacaccaccagagccACTCAaacggccaatggatggcatcattcggcaagtcagttgtcactgtggggcaacttccatacccatcaggtctgtggcacttttgtgcaccacttgacatcaggtctggaggtccagaaagacaacacaatgggggcacaacatcatttgtcttaccttactgtgcaaggtgcttcattaggagaggagaatagtatgcaagcGCTCACAAAGCCAGACATTTCATGGCGGCTCAGCCAGGCCGTTCGTGCCGCCACTGCGggtgactctgtcgctctggtgcgggtCTTGCAGCCtatctgcatttctgcgcatcctaatgacgcGGTCATCATTGCTAGCAATAGACAGCCGACGATGACGACAACTGCTCTGGTTCCTCTTGTCTTCTGGACCTGCCAGATTTATCCTGATGTTCTATTTCCACTTCACTTCTGCAGTTGTTATTCACCTTCTGCTGGTCTGGATGGTCCCACAGGAGTACCCTAAAGATTTGCACTCCCCAAACACAGTTTATGGCCCTTTCTGCAATAGATAATGTACCTGATACTGTACGCAGATACTGTAGATTTGTACCAAAAACTACTACTGTAATCAGAAAGATTGTCCTATGCTCTTCCCAGGACTCAtacatcctttcaacacacttgGTACTCTTTGGTTTTACTCTTCTACACTTGTACATAAACTGTAATTATTTATCTGGGGTCACTCAAAAGAGGAAGGGGTCCTTTTTATGCTCCTCTTAAAGTTCCTCTCAAAATTTCTTTGTCATGCTGTCTCATGGAGTTTTTCTTCACCTCTGCCATTTCTGGCATGTTATCTAGAGATCAGAGTCAACACCTGGACTTCTATAACGCTGATTTgtaacaatgtctactgttaaaagtattatacaaataaaatttaacTATAATGCTACACTATATTATATTCAGCAGGAGGTGTTGAGTTTTTCCCCATTATTGTTGAGGAAGTGTTTTGCTATAACCTCATTccatgttttgtgttttttttgtcaATCACGTGTCATTCCTTTCATGAAGATAATTGCATGCTATGCGCTTCAACAGGATTATGTTGTTGTAGGTGATTTCCAATGATATAGGTCTGACACATCAGACCAATGGAAGACTGAGTAGTTATAAAAGCGTGTCAAGGAAGAACAAGCACACCTTCCAAGTGACACAGACAAGACAGAGGGCTGAATGCAAATATGCTGAGATTTCAGTGTGTGGTTTTGGCCTTGGTCTTATATTTAACAGGTAAGGTATTATGACTTTTAGCTGATAAatgtttctctatttatttttgcTTATTTGCTTGAGTAAAGTAGATCAGAGTACAGGAAAGCAGAGTATTAAATTATGTTGCCAGCAAAATGTAATTCAAATGAATTTTAAACAGATTCAAAACTTTTGTGTCTTACTAATGAGAAAGGGCATTCTTTACAAGTTATCTGATCAGCAACTTACTAAATATTGATGTTTTTTATAGTGACATTGTATGTATTCATTGTAATTTACAACAGCATCAGAGTCACATTTTGTAACATATTGTTTGTGATCCTTTCACACGACAGGTTGTCTTTCACAACTCAATGGTAAGTACTTATCTTAATCTTAAGTCATGTTAAGTTCTGTTCTGTTCTACTCAataattgaaaagaaaaaaaatacacatgTGTAATTGAGTTTTTCCTTTTCTCAGTATGTGGTCGTGCACCTTTTAATACCCGTATTGTGGGTGGACATGATGCTTCAGAAGGGTCATGGCCATGGCAGGTTAGTTTACAGAGGCCCGGTAAACGTGGTGGCCATTTCTGTGGAGGATCCCTCATCAACAAAGACTGGGTTCTGACATCAGCCAGCTGTTTCTCCAGGTTAAATTCACACACATTTCTGCACATAACACTGCACTGACACAACTCAAAGAGCTGACGGAAGAAATAACCgaacattctttctttctttctttctttctttctttctttctttctttctttctttctttctttcttcttcaggAAAAGAAATTCTGCTGTGATTGTGTATTTGGGGAAACAGACTTTGAATGGCTCCAATCCCAATCAGATTACTAGACGTATTAAAAAGGTGATTCTTCACCCCAACTACAACAGCACAACCAAAAACAATGACATTGCGCTTCTGCGTCTGCAAGCTTCTGTCACCTTCTCAGACTACATCAGACCAGTGTGCCTAGCTGGACAAGGCAGCAGTTTTTTTGATGGCACCATAAGCTGGATCACAGGCTGGGGAAGCATTAACTTGCCAGGTAAACTACAGACACAAAACCATGCATCTGTGCATATGAAATATAATGAATGTGTTCTCTTTAGAGTAACACCAAAAGTCATCAGTAACTGACCATGAGTAGTGTCTGAGAGAAAACATTCTGGAGTGTTTGAATTGGGAAGTGTTTAGGCAATACTTAAACAGCCTACAGGTCTTAACAAGCTGACCATTAAATCATAAATGTAACATGTCTGGGGCTGGAACAACTGTATATCAGAAGAGGTTTCCATGCATTTCTCTATCTGGCCTGTCTCCTCCTAATTTCCAAAGCTTATGAGTTGGAGTATTGCAAATAGTTGCTTTCTGTGGTCCAGCAGTCAGTTGCACCAGTAGAACATAAGTCCAGTGAGGCTATACATTGTATGTTTGAAATGGAAATAATTATATTACACTAAAAAATGATTGGAAGCATAGTAATGTAGATggtagcattgctgcctcacagctccaaggttcccagttcaatcctgagctctggggaagccatagcctaatgcttagagaagcagctttgggaccaaaaggttgctggttcaaatcCCTGGaccaggcacctaaccccaactgctccctatgctgctctgtgtatgttgtatattgctctggataagagtgtcttctAAATGCAATGCATTCCAAAATCATGTAGGTAGGTggcctggctactctaaatttccccTTGGTGTAaatgactgtgtgtgtgcatggtgtcctgtgaCGGGCTGGTGTCTTGTCTTGAGTGAATTCTCCAACTATAAACCTAGGATATTAATTacatgaccctgaccagaataaagcatTACCAAAGAGGAACAAATTAATGAATTGAATtattgggaaaaaaacaaaatatggccATTAACACTTTCCTGTGTCTTGTCTCAATCATGTGTGTAGTGTTTCCTCTTTATGCCAGATTGTGTTATAGATTTGAAAACATTTTCATCTTTGATATCTTTATATATGACTGGTTGTGAAGAATTTTAAGTGTCTGTGGTGCAACTGGTATTCCCTATTGTTCTAGTTTAAACGAACTCCTCTAAAGGCATGGTTTTTGGTCCGATTTTAATCCCAGACTTGCAATCAAACTGTCTCAGCTGATCTCTGAAACTAAGTTTTGGGTTTGGGAAGTCAGAAGTGGGCTCCATTAGGCTGTTGTAACTACACAAATGCATACAGACAGATATAAATATAAGCTGATACCTTTTTTATAGATAATGATGTTTGTGTGTGATTGTTTGTGTGTAGTTCCTTCATCTGGTGTGCTTCAAGAGACAATGGCACCGATTGTTAATCCATATCTTTGTGATTATCTAACGGGTCCTGGATCCATTACCGCAAACATGATCTGTGCTGGTTATCTACATGGAGGCCCAGATACCTGCCAGGTACACACAACATTGTGGAATATGAACAAATATCTGAATAATATAACCCTGATCAACCTTCTTGTGTGAATGCATAATAGAATTGTGTGTGGCCCTTTGCATCATGTCTACAAAACACAGATTACAACAAAACTTCTTTTCTCTTTTGAAAGGGGGATTTTGGTGGTCCGATGGTGACTAAGCTGGGTGCGGCCTGGATTCAGACTGGTATCACTAGCTGGGATAAGGGCTGTGCTCAGCATAGCTCACCTGGTGTGTATACTCTGGTGTCTCAGTACCAGATTTGGATATCCAGCATCATCAAAGAAAACCTTCCTGGATTTGTCAGGTAAATTATTTggtcatgattatatataataaaTTCAGGTCATGATTCACTGACTGGCTTTAACAGCAATCCACTAAATCTTGGTCATAATGTGTTCTTGTGTCTTGGCAGGTATGAACATGGTGGACTGACTGGTAGAAGGACTGATGGATCAAGAAGATAGATCGATTTATTTgattgatttactttattgatcgcAAGTTAGGAAATTGTCttgttgcagcagcaagttatcagacatgtgaaaggaaaaacataaaatagattttttttaaaaaatccaaagAACAAGGCGACTTTACAATATACAGATTAAAAGTAACaacttataaatatatatatataaataaatatatataaaatatatataaaatatatataaaatatatataatatataaaatatacataatatagtgtgtgcgcgcgcgctttgtacatgtgaatgtgcattaatagtgctaaaaacaagaattgtgataaatgaagaCAAAAAAATGTGCAAGAGTGGCAGTATTGAAAGCATTTTAATTTAACagcattttagatttttttttactacagctgtgtatatttat
It includes:
- the LOC132885492 gene encoding serine protease 27-like, producing MLRFQCVVLALVLYLTGCLSQLNVCGRAPFNTRIVGGHDASEGSWPWQVSLQRPGKRGGHFCGGSLINKDWVLTSASCFSRKRNSAVIVYLGKQTLNGSNPNQITRRIKKVILHPNYNSTTKNNDIALLRLQASVTFSDYIRPVCLAGQGSSFFDGTISWITGWGSINLPVPSSGVLQETMAPIVNPYLCDYLTGPGSITANMICAGYLHGGPDTCQGDFGGPMVTKLGAAWIQTGITSWDKGCAQHSSPGVYTLVSQYQIWISSIIKENLPGFVRYEHGGLTGRRTDGSRR